The Candidatus Binatia bacterium genomic interval GTGGTCGCCGTTCGCGTCGGTGGCGGTCACCGTGAAGGTGACCATCTGGCCTTCGTTGACGCTCTGCGTCGCCGGAGCCGTGACGTCGGGGTTCGTATTGACGCCGGTCACGTCCACGACATGAATGTGCGTCGTCGCCGAGCCGGAGAGGGCGTTCGACGCCGTGAACACGACGTTGTAATCGCCCGACTGGGACGAGGTCGGGGTCCAGGAGAAGGTCCCCGAGGTGTAGCTCGCGTTGGCGGTGAAGGTCGCGCCGGCCGGGAGCGGAGCCGCGGCCAGGGCCGTGATCGCCTCGGCGTCGCTTGCCGTGACCGTGAAGGTGAGATTCGAGCCCTCGTTCACGGTCTGGTTGGCCGGGGCGGTGACGATCGGCGCCAGGTTCGTGCCGGAGGCATTCACCGTGAGCTGGAACGGCTCGGTCGTCGCCTCGCCGTTGGCGGTGGCCGTGACGCTGCCCGACACCGTTCCGAGATCGCTCGCGGTCGGATTCAGGGTGATGGTGGTGACGACGAGGCCCGTCCCGGTCGTGGGCGCGTTCAGCGTGGCCCAAGCAGGCAGGGACGAGGTGAGGGTGATGTTGTCGCCGTCGACGTCGTAGGCGACCACATTCAGGGTCGTCGAAGCGCCGGCGTTGATGGACATGTCGGGGATGGCCACGACGACGGGCGCGGCCGCATAGGCTGTCGATGCGGCGAGGAGCAGGAGCGCGCCCAAGAGAAAGACCTTGGATGCAACTTTCATGGAGCCCTCCTTGGTCCGCGGACACACGCGGAGAGATCGATTGCCCCGCGATGGAGCGTGTGAGCGGTCCCGCTGCGCGGGAGCCGCGCGGAGAACGATGCCGTCCCGAGCAAGGGACGACGGCTGGCTGTCGCCGTGCTGCGGAGGCGCCGAGGTGGAGGCCTGGACGGCCCGGAAGGGCCTCGACGTAATTCCTCCGCCCGCTGGCGGAGCCGTCCCGGTGGTCACCGGTCCAACCGGGACGTGAAAAGGATGCCTACCGGGATGGGTGCGCTACAACCAAAAAGTAAGTAGATGCCCGCTATACCGTCCGGCCGCGCCGTAAGTTAATGGAAACGCTAAGAGTTGCGGGGCCGTCCCTTGCGATACTTCTCGATCCATTCCGCCGCTGCGCGCCGCAGCAGCTCGGTAACCACCGCTCCCGTCTCGATGCTGGCCAGCTTGAAGCGGCGGTGAAGCTCTTCGGGCAGCGCGACCGAGGTCCGGATCATCCCCTTGCTGGATCCGGCGCGGATCCGCTTCATGCGCATGCGCTCGGGTCGAGTCACTTGGAGCGCCGTTCATTCGCGACGAGGGACTTCGGCAGGACCTTCATCAGCGCCACGCGCGCCGTGTGCTGGCGCCGGGCCACCACGATCGGGCCCTCGGCCTGCGTTCCGCGCGCCTTGAGCTCCCAGATGCCGGACTTGAGCATGTGGAGCGAGCCGCACTGGGCGCAGACGCGCTCGAGGGGGGCGATGCGCCAGCTGAAGGGATGCTTGCAGACGAGGCATACGACGAGCGAGACCATGCGAGAGCTCCGCATAGCGCTTCCCTGGCCGGTTCGAGGCTTCCCTGCGGTAATGGTGTCGAGTCTGCTGCGGAGACGACGACTGCGGAGCGATCCCCTGTGCATCAATGATGCAATAGCGCAGCGCCGTGTTCAAGTGAATTCTGCGATATGCCCCCTAAGTATCTGCCCACCTTATAGCTAAAGCGGGCCGCGATGGACAGTCGCGGCCCGCTTCCTATCGTGGGATATCACCGGTACGACGGGACCCTCCCAGGGAGCGTCAATCCTTCGAGGTCGTCTCCCCCGCCCGCATCGTCAGTCCGTCCAGCGACACGACGTACTCGCGATTCTTGCCGTCGAACTTCACGGCGTAGGAGGTCGGATAGTACCCGGGAGCGGCATAGGCGGCCGGCTGTTTCACCTCGGCGGCGAAGTCGGGACGCGTCTCCAGGAAGGCGCGGGTGATCATCGGCTCGATGAAGTTCACTTTCCCGTCGTACGACCCGTAGAGGAGCGTCGCCGTGAAGTCGTGCCCGTGGAATTCGTGCGAGACGGGATCGATCCAGTGGACGCCCATTCGCCGGTGCTCCGTCTGGGGCGGCAGGATATACCCCGCGGGAATGTATTCCTGCGAGGGAAGCTTGAAGCACCGCTCCAGGTTGTAGTTCATCGCCGTGATCTCGGCCCGCTGCGCCTCGGGCACCATGAAGAAATGGATGTCGAAGTGCGGGACGTTGTAGACCCCGTCCGGAATGTGCCCGCGCGGATTCCAGTAGAAGGCCACGTGGTCGAACGGCGCCACGGCGACCTCCTTGGGAAGCGCCAGGTTCCACTCCCAGCCGATGTCGTCCTTCGGAAGCTGCATCGGCAGCCCGAGCAGGGCGGTCTCGGAGAAGGTCACGCCGACGGAGACCGGCGTTCCCTTCCGGTCCACGCCCACCCACGTGCGGACGGTGCCGTTGCCGACCGGCGTCTTCTCCCCCACGTACGTCGTGGCGATCGCCGGCGCGACGATGGCCTTGGATGCCGGCGCAGCCGGAGCCGCGCCATGTCCGGCGTGATCCTCGTCATGGGCGGCGGCGAGCTGAGGAACGAACAGAACGGCCGTCAAGGCCATCGCGACGAGCACTCGTTGATTCACGGGTTCTCCTCCTTTGCGGTGGTCTGGGGTCGAACGTCGGAGCGCGAACGTTAACGCGTCACAGGGGCCGGCTGCCAGTCGACCGCGGCCGCCCACTCGGCGAGCGGGGTCGGACGCACGCCGCTCTCCGCGGACATGGCGGCGATGTCGACGTTGTAGCCGACCCGGTCGAACCACTCGAGCATGCTGGCAAAGTCGTCGCTGAACTTCCGGACCTCCTCGATCGGGACCTGCACGAAGCGGATCTCCCGGCC includes:
- a CDS encoding plasmid partition protein ParG, translated to MTRPERMRMKRIRAGSSKGMIRTSVALPEELHRRFKLASIETGAVVTELLRRAAAEWIEKYRKGRPRNS
- a CDS encoding DUF5602 domain-containing protein — protein: MNQRVLVAMALTAVLFVPQLAAAHDEDHAGHGAAPAAPASKAIVAPAIATTYVGEKTPVGNGTVRTWVGVDRKGTPVSVGVTFSETALLGLPMQLPKDDIGWEWNLALPKEVAVAPFDHVAFYWNPRGHIPDGVYNVPHFDIHFFMVPEAQRAEITAMNYNLERCFKLPSQEYIPAGYILPPQTEHRRMGVHWIDPVSHEFHGHDFTATLLYGSYDGKVNFIEPMITRAFLETRPDFAAEVKQPAAYAAPGYYPTSYAVKFDGKNREYVVSLDGLTMRAGETTSKD